A window of the Podarcis raffonei isolate rPodRaf1 chromosome 4, rPodRaf1.pri, whole genome shotgun sequence genome harbors these coding sequences:
- the N6AMT1 gene encoding methyltransferase N6AMT1 isoform X1 — translation MIPTPWHRHVGPQGPFSEVYEPAEDTFLLLDALERDAEELRSGSIEICLEVGSGSGVVSTFLASIAGPKALYLCTDINPLAGLCTVETAIHNNVDIQPIITDLVTALLPRLHGKVDVLLFNPPYVVTPSAEIHSHGIEAAWAGGKNGREVMDRLFPLVSDLLSARGLFYLVAIKENDPDEIIKILQKCGLKGTRVLSRQAGRENLSVLKFCKS, via the exons ATGATTCCCACTCCGTGGCACCGGCACGTGGGGCCGCAGGGCCCCTTCAGCGAGGTCTACGAACCCGCCGAAGACACTTTCCTGCTGCTGGACGCTCTGGAGAGGGACGCGGAGGAGCTGAGGAGCGGCAG CATTGAGATCTGCCTTGAAGTAGGATCTGGATCTGGAGTAGTTTCAACATTTTTGGCTTCAATTGCTGGACCCAAAGCGTTATACTT GTGTACCGATATCAACCCTCTGGCAGGTCTGTGCACTGTGGAAACAGCCATACATAATAATGTTGACATTCAGCCCATAATTACTGATCTG GTAACAGCATTGTTGCCACGATTGCATGGGAAAGTGGATGTACTGCTATTTAACCCACCTTATGTAGTAACCCCTTCTGCTGAG ATTCACAGTCATGGAATAGAGGCAGCATGGGCTGGAGGTAAAAATGGCAGAGAAGTTATGGACAGGCTCTTTCCACTGGTGTCAGACTTGCTTTCAGCTAGAGGATTATTTTACTTAGTTGCAATTAAAGAAAATGACCCAG ATGAAATTatcaaaatattgcaaaaatgtggcTTAAAAGGTACCAGAGTACTTTCCAGACAAGCAGGAAGAGAAAATCTCTCGGTACTTAAATTTTGCAAGTCCTGA
- the N6AMT1 gene encoding methyltransferase N6AMT1 isoform X2 codes for MCFPPREARQLRSHLWEPAHVYYIEICLEVGSGSGVVSTFLASIAGPKALYLCTDINPLAGLCTVETAIHNNVDIQPIITDLVTALLPRLHGKVDVLLFNPPYVVTPSAEIHSHGIEAAWAGGKNGREVMDRLFPLVSDLLSARGLFYLVAIKENDPDEIIKILQKCGLKGTRVLSRQAGRENLSVLKFCKS; via the exons ATGTGCTTCCCACCACGAGAAGCAAGGCAGTTGCGATCTCATCTTTGGGAACCTGCACATGTTTATTA CATTGAGATCTGCCTTGAAGTAGGATCTGGATCTGGAGTAGTTTCAACATTTTTGGCTTCAATTGCTGGACCCAAAGCGTTATACTT GTGTACCGATATCAACCCTCTGGCAGGTCTGTGCACTGTGGAAACAGCCATACATAATAATGTTGACATTCAGCCCATAATTACTGATCTG GTAACAGCATTGTTGCCACGATTGCATGGGAAAGTGGATGTACTGCTATTTAACCCACCTTATGTAGTAACCCCTTCTGCTGAG ATTCACAGTCATGGAATAGAGGCAGCATGGGCTGGAGGTAAAAATGGCAGAGAAGTTATGGACAGGCTCTTTCCACTGGTGTCAGACTTGCTTTCAGCTAGAGGATTATTTTACTTAGTTGCAATTAAAGAAAATGACCCAG ATGAAATTatcaaaatattgcaaaaatgtggcTTAAAAGGTACCAGAGTACTTTCCAGACAAGCAGGAAGAGAAAATCTCTCGGTACTTAAATTTTGCAAGTCCTGA